The following are encoded in a window of Nocardia sp. BMG111209 genomic DNA:
- a CDS encoding alpha/beta hydrolase, producing MVAIRFGEVLGHVLPGTSALLAPAPKPFGRRCRPTSRAIPAASQPVPAAASQDATAQAIPARTSQAVPASASQAVPAAASLAVPAAASLAVPAATSQTAVHVDLPATDEPAHPDPLALADSALTQAATVDSADIGTVMNPGSRSLSAQALLLACRAMIGPLLRYTPITPLTMPVARAAVDTLARLRPEPAGVEREQVQLPGFRMEIVRPAGARRSLRHGAVLYLHGGGFVICGLETHRPVVAALARRTGLPVVSVDYRQLPDARIQDSIEDCLTAYRWLLTHGANPKRIVIAGDSAGGFLSFAVALRAVADGLPTPAGLVGLSPLLDLDHVAKQSYVNVARDAYIPLPGLQRIVHYGAELDGLVDPALSPVNGPLAGLPPVLMIVGEDELLRYDCELMARRLTAAGVPNTLELWRGQVHAFTSILPGMPESRAALGRVARFVRGRIDEQPAARSA from the coding sequence ATGGTGGCGATCCGGTTCGGTGAAGTTCTCGGCCACGTCCTGCCGGGCACGAGCGCTCTGCTCGCCCCGGCCCCGAAGCCGTTCGGCCGGCGATGCCGTCCGACCTCCCGGGCCATCCCGGCGGCATCCCAGCCGGTCCCCGCGGCGGCATCCCAGGACGCCACAGCTCAGGCGATCCCGGCTCGCACGTCGCAGGCCGTCCCAGCCTCCGCATCTCAGGCCGTCCCGGCAGCCGCATCCCTGGCCGTCCCGGCCGCCGCATCCCTGGCCGTGCCGGCCGCGACCTCGCAGACCGCGGTCCACGTCGACCTCCCCGCCACGGACGAGCCCGCTCACCCGGACCCGCTCGCCCTGGCGGATTCGGCGCTCACCCAGGCCGCGACCGTCGATTCCGCGGATATCGGCACGGTCATGAATCCCGGCAGCCGCAGTCTCTCGGCCCAGGCGCTGCTGCTGGCCTGCCGCGCCATGATCGGCCCGCTGCTGCGCTACACCCCGATCACCCCGTTGACCATGCCGGTGGCGCGGGCCGCCGTGGACACCCTCGCCCGGCTGCGGCCGGAGCCCGCCGGTGTGGAGCGCGAACAGGTCCAGCTGCCCGGTTTCCGGATGGAGATCGTGCGGCCCGCCGGCGCGCGGCGGTCGCTGCGGCACGGCGCGGTGCTGTATCTGCACGGCGGCGGCTTCGTGATCTGCGGCCTGGAAACCCATCGGCCGGTGGTGGCCGCGCTGGCCCGGCGCACCGGACTGCCCGTCGTCAGCGTCGACTACCGGCAGCTGCCGGACGCGCGGATCCAGGACTCGATCGAGGACTGCCTGACCGCCTACCGCTGGCTGCTGACCCACGGCGCGAATCCGAAGCGGATCGTGATCGCGGGCGATTCGGCGGGCGGCTTCCTGAGCTTCGCCGTCGCGCTGCGGGCCGTCGCCGACGGGCTGCCGACCCCGGCCGGGCTGGTCGGCCTGTCCCCGCTGCTGGATCTCGACCACGTCGCCAAGCAGAGCTACGTGAACGTCGCGCGCGACGCCTACATCCCGCTGCCCGGTCTGCAGCGGATCGTCCACTACGGCGCCGAACTCGACGGGCTGGTCGACCCGGCGTTGTCGCCGGTCAACGGGCCGCTGGCGGGTCTGCCGCCGGTGCTGATGATCGTCGGCGAGGACGAACTGCTGCGTTACGACTGCGAGCTGATGGCCCGTCGGCTGACCGCCGCCGGCGTGCCCAACACCCTCGAGTTGTGGCGCGGCCAGGTGCACGCCTTCACCAGCATCCTGCCGGGTATGCCGGAGAGCCGCGCCGCGCTGGGCCGGGTGGCCCGCTTCGTCCGCGGCCGGATCGACGAGCAGCCCGCCGCCCGCAGCGCCTGA
- the rfbA gene encoding glucose-1-phosphate thymidylyltransferase RfbA, translating into MRGIILAGGTGSRLHPITRGVSKQLVPVYDKPMVYYPLSTLMLAGIRDILVITTPEDAEAFRRLLGDGSQFGLSLDYVVQPEPDGLARAFVLGAGHIGAETVALVLGDNIFHGPGLGTRLSRFEAVDGGAVFAYRVSDPSAYGVIEFAEGKAISIEEKPKLPRSNYAIPGLYFYGNDVVEIAHGLRPSARGEYEITDINRTYLEQGRLQVEVLARGTAWLDTGTFDSLLDASNYVRTIEERQGLKIGVPEEVAWRMGFIDDEQLGRLAQPLVRSGYGTYLLGLLAHGQE; encoded by the coding sequence ATGCGAGGAATCATCCTGGCCGGCGGCACCGGGTCGCGGCTGCACCCGATCACGCGCGGGGTGAGCAAGCAGCTGGTCCCCGTCTACGACAAGCCGATGGTGTACTACCCGCTGTCGACGCTGATGCTGGCCGGCATCCGGGACATCCTGGTCATCACCACTCCCGAGGACGCCGAGGCGTTCCGGCGGCTGCTCGGCGACGGCTCCCAGTTCGGGTTGTCGCTGGACTACGTGGTGCAGCCGGAGCCGGACGGGCTGGCCCGGGCGTTCGTGCTCGGCGCGGGCCACATCGGCGCCGAGACGGTGGCGCTCGTGCTGGGCGACAACATCTTCCACGGTCCGGGCCTCGGCACGCGGCTGTCCCGGTTCGAGGCGGTGGACGGCGGTGCGGTGTTCGCCTACCGGGTGTCGGATCCCAGCGCCTACGGGGTGATCGAATTCGCCGAGGGCAAGGCGATCTCGATCGAGGAGAAGCCGAAGCTGCCGCGCTCCAACTACGCCATTCCGGGCCTGTACTTCTACGGCAACGACGTGGTCGAGATCGCGCACGGGCTGCGGCCGTCGGCGCGCGGCGAGTACGAGATCACCGATATCAACCGAACCTATCTCGAGCAGGGCCGGCTGCAGGTGGAGGTGCTCGCCCGCGGCACCGCGTGGCTGGACACCGGCACCTTCGACTCGCTGCTGGACGCGTCCAACTATGTGCGCACCATCGAGGAACGGCAGGGCCTGAAGATCGGCGTGCCCGAGGAGGTGGCCTGGCGGATGGGCTTCATCGACGACGAACAGCTGGGTCGGCTGGCCCAGCCGCTGGTGCGGTCCGGATACGGGACCTACCTATTGGGCCTGCTGGCGCACGGGCAGGAGTAG
- a CDS encoding dTDP-4-dehydrorhamnose 3,5-epimerase family protein: protein MRIRELAVPGAWEFTPRLHGDERGVFTESFKASEFEKAVGRPFELLQVNMSTSAAGVLRGIHYTEDPPGQAKYVTCVRGAFLDVVVDLRRDSPTFGVWDSVLLDDVDRRSVFLAEGLGHALLSLADESTVTYLCSLEYTPEFDRDLDAFDPELGIEWPAVGRDGQPLTFVRSAKDIAAPGLHSLRRS, encoded by the coding sequence ATGCGGATACGCGAACTCGCGGTGCCGGGTGCGTGGGAGTTCACCCCCCGGCTGCACGGTGACGAGCGCGGGGTGTTCACCGAATCGTTCAAGGCCTCCGAATTCGAGAAGGCGGTCGGCCGGCCGTTCGAGTTGTTGCAGGTCAACATGTCCACCTCGGCGGCGGGGGTGCTGCGCGGCATCCACTACACCGAGGATCCGCCGGGTCAGGCCAAGTACGTGACCTGCGTACGGGGGGCCTTCCTGGACGTGGTGGTGGATCTGCGCCGCGACTCGCCGACCTTCGGTGTCTGGGACAGCGTGCTGCTCGACGATGTGGACCGGCGGTCGGTGTTCCTGGCCGAGGGGCTCGGGCATGCGCTGCTCTCGCTGGCGGACGAATCCACGGTTACGTACCTCTGTTCGCTGGAGTACACCCCCGAATTCGACCGTGACCTGGACGCCTTCGATCCGGAACTGGGTATCGAGTGGCCGGCCGTGGGCCGGGACGGGCAGCCGCTGACCTTCGTCCGGTCCGCCAAGGACATCGCCGCACCCGGACTGCACAGCCTGCGCCGGTCCTGA
- a CDS encoding MFS transporter has protein sequence MTSPATLPAADAAGTRWSARLWGLLITLCIVLFLDGLDVSMIGVALPSIGKELHLSTSTLQWLVSGYVLGYGGLLLLGGRTADLVGRRKVFLIALAIFAVASLAGGLVSSGPLLILTRFVKGLAAAFTAPTGLSIITTTFAEGPARNRALSIYTVFGAGGYSMGLVFGGLMTGVGWRWTFLLPVPVALIALIAAAVLVRKDGPAEEGGHDLLGALFATSAMLLLVYTVVSAPHAGWGSARSVASFAAVVALFTAFLGVEKRVRYPLVRLGILRRATLVRACLAIVAVAGSYFSFQFIVTLYLQGTLGWSPLQLALGLLPVGLLVALSSVFSDRLVDRFGTGPIIAVTMVVMTVGYALFLRVDTHPSYLTMILPAVLLIGIGWIGFPAINIQATNGISDDEQGLAAGVLQTFMQVGAAIVLAVNTALISGSTGDGSPAAILHSFRPGLILAVVVAGDGAVVALAHFLPGRRAAESADEEVAAVDELELAG, from the coding sequence ATGACATCCCCCGCAACGCTTCCGGCCGCCGACGCGGCCGGCACTCGGTGGTCGGCCCGGCTGTGGGGCCTGCTGATCACCCTGTGCATCGTCCTGTTCCTCGACGGGCTGGACGTGTCGATGATCGGCGTGGCCCTGCCCTCCATCGGTAAGGAACTGCACCTGTCCACCTCCACCCTGCAGTGGCTGGTCAGCGGATATGTGCTCGGCTACGGCGGACTGCTGCTGCTCGGCGGCCGCACCGCCGACCTGGTCGGCCGCCGCAAGGTCTTCCTGATCGCGCTCGCGATCTTCGCCGTCGCCTCGCTGGCCGGCGGCCTGGTCAGCAGCGGCCCGCTGCTGATCCTCACCCGTTTCGTGAAGGGCCTCGCCGCCGCGTTCACCGCGCCGACCGGCCTGTCGATCATCACCACCACGTTCGCCGAGGGCCCGGCCCGCAACCGGGCGCTGTCGATCTACACCGTCTTCGGCGCCGGCGGCTATTCGATGGGCCTGGTGTTCGGCGGCCTGATGACCGGCGTGGGCTGGCGGTGGACCTTCCTGCTGCCCGTCCCGGTGGCCCTGATCGCCCTGATCGCGGCCGCGGTGCTGGTCCGCAAGGACGGCCCCGCCGAGGAGGGCGGTCACGATCTGCTCGGCGCGCTGTTCGCCACCTCGGCCATGCTGCTGCTGGTCTACACCGTGGTGTCGGCGCCGCACGCGGGCTGGGGTTCGGCCCGCTCGGTGGCCTCGTTCGCGGCCGTCGTGGCCCTGTTCACGGCCTTCCTCGGCGTGGAGAAGCGGGTGCGGTATCCGCTGGTCCGGCTCGGAATCCTGCGCCGCGCGACGCTGGTGCGGGCGTGCCTGGCCATCGTGGCCGTGGCCGGGTCGTACTTCAGCTTCCAGTTCATCGTGACGCTGTACCTGCAGGGCACCCTCGGCTGGTCGCCGCTGCAACTCGCCCTGGGCCTGCTGCCGGTGGGCCTGCTGGTGGCGCTGTCCTCGGTGTTCTCCGACCGGCTGGTCGACCGGTTCGGCACCGGGCCGATCATCGCCGTCACGATGGTCGTGATGACGGTCGGCTACGCGCTGTTCCTGCGGGTGGACACCCACCCGTCGTACCTCACGATGATCCTGCCCGCGGTACTGCTGATCGGCATCGGCTGGATCGGCTTCCCGGCCATCAACATCCAGGCCACCAACGGCATCTCCGACGACGAACAGGGCCTCGCCGCCGGCGTGCTGCAAACCTTCATGCAGGTGGGTGCGGCGATCGTGCTGGCCGTGAACACCGCGCTGATCTCCGGCAGCACCGGCGACGGTTCACCGGCGGCGATCCTGCACAGCTTCCGGCCGGGCCTGATCCTCGCGGTCGTGGTCGCGGGGGACGGAGCGGTGGTCGCGCTGGCGCACTTCCTGCCCGGCCGCCGAGCGGCGGAGAGCGCGGACGAGGAGGTCGCCGCGGTCGACGAACTGGAACTGGCCGGGTGA
- a CDS encoding MarR family transcriptional regulator has product MRSEADLVGHWRDLLAQHAAASCALEKELQGRHSIGLSEFECLDRLVDADCESYRMSDLATDIHLSQSALSRAVARLERDGLVTRGMCTDDRRAIFVCVTDRGRLLHAAAAPTHRAVLADTLH; this is encoded by the coding sequence GTGCGCAGCGAGGCCGATCTGGTGGGCCATTGGCGCGATCTGCTGGCCCAGCACGCCGCCGCCTCCTGCGCCCTGGAGAAGGAACTGCAGGGCCGGCACAGCATCGGGCTGAGCGAATTCGAATGTCTGGACCGGCTGGTCGACGCGGACTGCGAGAGCTACCGGATGAGCGATCTGGCCACGGATATCCACCTCTCCCAGAGCGCGCTGAGCCGGGCCGTCGCCCGCTTGGAGCGCGACGGCCTGGTCACCCGCGGCATGTGCACCGACGACCGGCGGGCCATCTTCGTCTGCGTCACCGATCGGGGCCGGCTGCTGCACGCGGCGGCCGCACCCACGCATCGCGCGGTACTCGCGGACACCCTGCACTGA
- a CDS encoding helix-turn-helix transcriptional regulator — protein sequence MTGSTITGSTMPRRQLGRQLRDLRNRARMTTRVAAQRLEWSEAKIWRIETGQTSLRSLDVEAMCKVYGAPVEIVEPLAALARETKARGWWTEFSDVIAEGFEVYIGLEEAAARVFTYETDLVPGLLQSEEYTRAVLIGARPDITADELERRIAVRAARQAAITREHSPIRLEAVITETLLWHRVGGPDVVVAQLEHLRRMCDLPNVEVRVVPTDTGYHDGMDSGRFVLLEFPDSAGDVPEPPVVYVETFTGSVYYDKEPEIDRYRSAFTDIKAVAMDARTAIDEARAAL from the coding sequence ATGACCGGATCCACGATCACCGGATCCACCATGCCCCGCCGGCAATTGGGACGGCAACTGCGCGATCTGCGCAACCGCGCCCGCATGACCACGAGGGTCGCCGCGCAGCGACTCGAGTGGTCCGAGGCGAAGATCTGGCGAATCGAAACCGGGCAGACCTCGTTGCGCAGCCTCGATGTCGAGGCGATGTGCAAGGTGTACGGCGCACCGGTCGAGATCGTCGAACCGCTGGCCGCGCTGGCCCGCGAGACCAAGGCGCGCGGGTGGTGGACCGAGTTCAGCGACGTGATCGCCGAGGGATTCGAGGTCTACATCGGGCTGGAGGAGGCCGCCGCACGGGTGTTCACCTACGAGACCGACCTGGTCCCGGGCCTGTTGCAGAGTGAGGAGTACACCCGGGCGGTACTGATCGGCGCACGCCCCGACATCACGGCCGACGAACTGGAGCGCCGGATCGCCGTCCGGGCCGCCCGGCAGGCCGCGATCACCCGGGAGCACTCGCCGATCCGGCTGGAGGCCGTGATCACCGAAACGTTGCTGTGGCATCGCGTCGGCGGCCCGGATGTGGTTGTCGCACAACTGGAACATCTGCGCCGGATGTGCGATCTGCCCAACGTCGAGGTCCGGGTGGTACCCACCGACACCGGCTATCACGACGGGATGGATTCCGGCCGGTTCGTGCTGCTGGAATTCCCGGACAGCGCGGGCGACGTCCCGGAACCGCCGGTGGTCTACGTCGAAACCTTCACCGGCTCGGTCTATTACGACAAGGAACCGGAGATCGACCGCTACCGCTCGGCATTCACCGACATCAAGGCCGTGGCGATGGATGCCCGCACGGCCATCGACGAGGCCCGCGCCGCGTTGTAG